GAAACCTGGGGCGTGCCGGTCGAGGAAATCGTCGAGGGCATCAGGCACGGCGTGCGCAAGGTCAATATCGACACCGATATTCGTTTGGCGATGACCGGCGCCATGCGCAAGGCGATGGCCGACAAGCCGGAGGAATTCGATCCGCGTGCTTTTCTCAAGGCCGCCGTGGTGGCGGCGCGCGACCTCTGCCAATTGCGTTTCGACGCCTTTGGCTGCGCCGGTCAGGCCAGCCGCATCAAACCCGTGTCACTGGAAAAAATGGCCGCTGCCTACCGCTGACCAAACCGAGCATCACTCTGCTGTATCTTGCGTTTTGCGGCCCCGAAGTCTGGGGCCGTCTTTTTTCGGAGGTGCCATGCGCCAACCAGATTTCGTCATCGCCCCCAGCATTCTCTCCGCCAATTTCGCCAGGCTCGGCGAGGAAGTCAGCAACGTCATCGCCGCCGGCGCCGACTGGATTCACTTCGACGTCATGGACAACCACTACGTCCCCAACCTGACCATCGGCCCGCTGGTTTGCCAGGCCATCCGGCCATGTACCACGGCGCCAATCGACGTGCACCTGATGGTCAAACCCGTCGACCGCATCATCCCCGACTTCGCCAGGGCCGGCGCCAACATCATCACCTTCCACCCGGAAGCCTCCGACCACGTCGATCGCAGCCTGTCGCTGATCCGCGAGGCCGGCTGTCAAAGCGGCCTGGTCTTCAACCCGGCGACGCCGCTCGACTACATGGATTACGTCCTCGACAAGATCGACGTCATCCTGCTGATGAGCGTCAACCCCGGCTTCGGCGGCCAGAAATTCATCCCCGGCACGTTGGCCAAGGCAAAGCTGGCAAGAGCCAAACTCGACGCCTACGAACGTGAAACCGGTCGTCGCATCCGCCTCGAGATCGACGGCGGCGTAAACACTGCCAACATCGCCGACATCGCTCGCGCCGGCGTCGATGCCTTCGTCGCCGGTTCGGCGGTCTATGGTGCCGGCAAGGACAGCGATCCGCATCGCTACGACACGATCATCGGCGAACTGCGCCAAGAGCTGGCAGGGGTGTGAACGGGACGCTACGCTTCGACCTTCCCTGGAATTGGCTAGCGCCCGGGCTTGGAGTCCAATCCCGGACGGAAGGGGAGACAGGACATGAAGAAAGGCTTTACTGAAGAGCCGGTCGTTGTCTTCCTGCCCTTCTTGTCGTTGCCGGGCAAAAGTCATTTCCGCACGCAAAAAAGCCGCCCGCAGGCGGCTCTATCGGTCAACCCGGAAAAATGGGCTTATTTGACGATCTGGTTCAGCTCGCCCTTGGCGTAGCGCTCGGCCATCTTTTCCAGCGGGATGACCTTGATCTGGCTGGCGCGGCCGGCACAGCCGAAGGCTTCGTAGCGGGCCAGGCAGATCTTCTTGGCGGCTTCGCGGGCCGGCTTGAGGAAGTCGCGCGGATCGAATTTGCCCGGGTTCTCGAACATGTAGCGGCGGACGGCGGCCGTCATGGCGAGGCGGATGTCGGTGTCGATATTGACCTTGCGCACGCCGTGCGCGATGCCCTTGACGATTTCCTCGACCGGCACGCCGTAGGTTTCCTTCATGTCGCCGCCAAACTCGCGGATTTCGGCGAGCAGTTCCTGCGGCACGGAGGACGAGCCGTGCATGACCAGGTGGGTGTTCGGGATGCGCGCGTGGATTTCGGCGATGCGGTCGATGGCGAGGATGTCGCCGGTCGGGCGCTTGGTGAACTTGTAGGCGCCGTGGCTGGTGCCGATGGCGATGGCGAGCGCGTCGCAGTTGGTCTGCTTGACGAAGTCGGCAGCCTGGTCCGGATCGGTCAACAGCTGTTCGCGGGTCATTTTGCCTTCGGCGCCGTGACCGTCTTCCTTGTCGCCCTGCATGGTTTCGAGCGAGCCGAGCACGCCGAGTTCGGCTTCGACGGAAACGCCGATCGAATGCGAGAACTTGACGACTTCCTTGGAGACGGCGACGTTGTAGTCATAGGAGGCAGTGGTCTTGCCGTCGGCTTCGAGCGAGCCGTCCATCATCACCGAGGTGAAGCCGGACTTGATCGCGGCCATGCAGACGGCCGGGCTCTGCCCGTGGTCCTGGTGCATGACGATGGGCAGGTGCGGATAGGCTTCGAGCGCGGCCAGGATCTGGTGGCGCAGGAAGGCTTCGCCGGCATATTTGCGGGCGCCGGCCGAGGCCTGCATGATGACCGGGGCGTCGATCTGGCTGGCGGCTTCGCAGATGGCCCAGACCTGTTCCATGTTGTTGACGTTGAAGGCGGGCAGACCGTAGCCGTTTTCGGCGGCATGGTCGAGTAGTTGGCGCATGGAGACGAGCGGCATGGGAAAACTCCAGGGGAAATTATTATGAAAGGGTAGATTCTATAGGATCGAGGATCGAGGATCGAGGATCGAGCTCTTTACTCTAGCTCCTAGGCAACTCGATCCTTGATCCTAGCAAGAGTGTTCTCCGACGCGGACGATCTTCAGCGTATTGGTGCCGCCGCTCGAGCCGATCGGCTCGCCGATGGTCAGGGCGATCAGGTCGCCCTTTTCGACGACGCCGCGGTCGATCAGCAGTTGTTCGGCTTCGGCGAGCAGCAGTTCGCGGTCGGTGTGCTGCTGCTTCATCGGCAGCGGGCAGACACCGCGGTAGAGCACCATGCGGCCGACCGATTCGGCATCCGGGGTCAGCGCGTAGATCGGCACGCCGGAGTTCATGCGGCTCATCCACAGTGCAGTCGAGCCGGACTGGGTGAGGGCGGCAATCGCCTTGACCTTGAGGTGATGCGCCGTCCAGATCGCCGCCATGGCGATCGACTGGTCGATGCGCGTGAACACGCGGTCGAGGAACTCGCGCTCAAGCGTGAGATCGGCCGAGCGCTCGGCTTCGACGCAGATGCGCGCCATCGACTCGACGGTTTCGACCGGATACTTGCCGGCGGCGGTTTCGGCCGACAGCATCACCGCATCAGTGCCATCGAGCACGGCATTGGCGACGTCGGAGACTTCGGCGCGGGTCGGTACCGGCGAGGTGATCATCGATTCCATCATCTGCGTCGCGGTGATGGTCAGCTTGTTCATGTCGCGTGCCATGCGGATCATCTTCTTCTGCAGCGCCGGCACCGCCGCATCGCCGACTTCGACGGCGAGATCGCCGCGCGCGACCATGACGCCATCCGAGGCGTCGAGAATCTCGGCGAGGTTTTCAACGGCTTCGACGCGCTCGATCTTGGCGATCAGCACGGCGGAGCTGCCGGCGGCACGCAGCAGCTGGCGCGCCATGTACATGTCGGCAGCGCTCTTGGGGAAGGAGACGGCAACGAAATCGACGCCGATTTGGGCCGCTGTCTTGATGTCGTCCATGTCCTTGCCGGTCAGCGCCGGTGCGGTCAGGCCGCCACCCTGGCGGTTGATGCCCTTGTTGTTCGACAGGTCGCCGCCGACGATGACGCGGGTGTGGATTTCCTGGCCGCGCACGCCGGTGACTTCGAGTTTGAGACGGCCGTCGTCAAGCAACAGGATGTCGCCATTGACCACGTCCTTGGGCAGGTCCTTGTAGTCGAGCCCGACGCGCTCCTGGTTGCCGAGCGTGCATTGGGCATCGAGGATGAAGCTGTCGCCGATGACCAGCGTGATCTTGCCCGACTCGAACTTGCCGACGCGGATCTTCGGCCCTTGCAGGTCGCCGAGGATGCCGACGGTGCGGCCGTATTTGGCTGCCGCGGCGCGGATGCCTTCGGCGCGTGCCTTGTGGTCATCGGCCGTGCCGTGCGAAAAATTCATGCGGACGACGTCGACGCCGGCCTGCACCATGCGTTCGAGAACTTCCTGCGTGGATGAGGCGGGGCCCAGCGTGGCAACGATCTTGGTATGGCGGCTCATTTTAGGATCCAGGAGTTAGATGTTAGGTGTTAGTGAGCGAAGTTTTTAGGCCGCTCAGCATGCGGCCGATTTCATCGGTGCTGGCAAGTAGGGTTAGTGATGTCTCTCCGGTGCAAAAGCCGAGCCGTTCGGCCAGCGTGATTTGGGTTTCGAGTTCGGCCAGCGAGCCGGCGGCAATCGAAAGGTGATTCACAAAAGCCCCGGTGCTTTTTCGAGCGTGGCCTTCAGCAATATTGCTCGGGATCGAGACTGCGGCTCGCTGCATTTGTGAGACCAGGGCATAACGTTCCGCAGCGGGAAAGCTCTGGCAAAGGCGATAGATTTCAACTACCAAATCCATCGCCTTCTGCCAAACAACGAGATCGCGGTAAAGCACGCCCACTCGATCCTAGGCAACTAAATCCTCGATCCTAGCCAGCAGCTCGTTCTTCGAGAATGGCAATCGCCGGCAGGGTCTTGCCCTCCAGGAATTCCAGGAAGGCGCCGCCGCCGGTCGAGATGTAGCCGACGTCGTCGGCAATGTGGAACTTGGCGATGGCGGCCAGCGTGTCACCGCCGCCGGCGATGGAGAAAGCTTCGGAGTGGGCGATGGCCGAGGCCATCATCTTGGTGCCGCCGGCGAACTGCGGCAGTTCGAAGACGCCGACCGGGCCGTTCCAGACGATGGTGCCGGCGTTGGCGATGATCTGCGACAGCATGGCGGCGGTCTTCGGGCCGACGTCGAGGATGCGGTCATGGACATGCACGTCGTCGACCGAGATCTTGTTGGCGCGGGCCAGGGCGGAGACTTCGTCGGCAACGACGACGTCGACCGGCAGCGGCACTTCGGCGCCGCGTTCCTTCATGATGTCCATGATGGCGTGGGCTTCCTTGACCAGATCGGCTTCGGCCAGCGAGTCGCCGATGCGCTTGCCGGAGGCGAGCAGGAAGGTGTTGGCGATGCCGCCGCCGACGATCAGCTGGTCGACCTTGCTGGCCAGCGACTTGAGGATGGTCAGCTTGCTGGAAACCTTGGAGCCGCCGACGATGGCGACCAGCGGGCGCTTCGGTTCGTGCAGGGCCTTGGTCAGGGCGTCGATTTCGGCGCCCATCAGGATACCGGCGCAGGCGACCGGCGCGTATTTGGCGATGCCGTGCGTGGTGGCTTCGGCGCGGTGCGCGGTGCCGAAGGCGTCATTGACGTAGACGTCGCACAGCTTGGCCATCTTCTGGGCCAGTTCGTCGTTGTTCTTCTTTTCGCCCTTGTTGACGCGGCAGTTTTCGAGCAGGACGACTTCGCCCGGCTTGACTTCGAAATCGCCATCGACCCAGTTCTGGATCAGGCGGACCGAGGTGTGCAGCATCTGGCCGAGGCGCACGGCAACCGGCATCAGGCTGTCTTCGTGATTCAGCTCGCCTTCGGTCGGACGGCCGAGGTGGGAGGTCACCATGACGGCGGCGCCCTTTTCCAGGCAGTACTTGATCGACGGCAGCGAGGCACGGATGCGGGTGTCTTCGGTGATGTTGCCGGCTTCGTCCTGCGGTACGTTCAAGTCGGCGCGGATGAAGACGCGCTTGCCGGAAACGTCGAGGTCGGTGAGTTTGATAACGTTCATGGATATCTCCTGATTTGGCTTAAGTAGTGGATTCTTGCGTCCAGTGCTGTGACCAGTGGTCGGCCACTTCGAGCATGCGGTTGGCGAAGCCCCATTCGTTGTCGAACCAGACAAAGAGGTTGAGCAGGCGCGGCCCGGCGGTGCGCGTCTGGCTGCCGTCGACGACGGCCGAATGGGGGTCGTGATTGAAATCGATCGAAGCGTGGGCGGCTTCGGAATAGGCGACCAGCTTGTGCAGCGGGCCGGTGGCTGCGTTGGCCAGCAGCGCATTGATCTCGGCGGCGGAAACGTCGCGCCGGGTGGTCAGGGTGAGGTCGATCGCCGAGACATTCAGCGTCGGGACGCGGATCGCCTTGGCGTGTACGCGCCCGGCCAGTTGCGGCAGGAGGCGCTCGATGCCGCGCGCCAGACCGGTCGAGACCGGGATGATGGACTGCATCGCCGAGCGCGTGCGGCGCAGGTCGGTGTGGTGATAGCCGTCGATCAGCGGCTGGTCGTTCATCACCGAGTGCAGCGTGCTGAGCATGGCCTGTTCGATGCCGATTTCGCGGTCGAGCAGGTCGAGGATGGGGACGATGGCGTTGGTCGTGCACGACGCAGCCGAGACCAGGCGCTCGTCGCCGCGCAGGCTGGCGTGGTTGATGCCGTTGACGATGGTGGCATCGACATCGCTGCCGGACAGGCCGGGATGCGAGAGGAGCAGGCGCGGGCAGCCGGCATCGAGAAAACGGCTTAATTCGGCACGTCGACCGTAGCAGCCCGATGACTCGATCAGCAGGTCGATGCCGAGTTCCTGCCAGGCGACATCTTCCGGCTTGCGGGCATGGCTGACCGCGAGCGGGCGGCCATCAATCAGCAGCTGGTCGCCGGCAACCTCGACCTGGCCGGGAAAGCGGCCGTGCGTCGAGTCGAAGCGGGTCAGGTAGGCCATGCTGTCGAGGTCGGCCGGTTCGTTGATGGCGACGACCTGGAGATTGTGTGCAACCGGTGATTCAAGCAGTGCGCGCAGAAAACAGCGACCGATCCGGCCGTAGCCGTTGATGGCGAGACGTAGAGGCATGTCGGGTCGGTCGTTTTCCTGGATTATTTCGGCTGTTCGCCGGTGGCTTCGGGGTTGTATTCGATATAGGTCAGGTCGAGCGGGGTGCTGCCCTTGCAGATGCGGAAGGGGTACATGCTGACGCTGGCGTTGAAGTCGAGCTTGCCCATGCCCTTGAACCAGGCTTCGGCATGGCCGCGGTCGTCACCGAAATAGAACGGGATGTTCTGCTTGCCTGTGCACCAACTGGATTCGCTGGTCGGCTTGCCGACGATGGCGATGACTTCGTCGTACTTCATGCCGATTTTCAGTTTGCCGAAGGGATGGTCGGCCGGCGGATTGCCGACGATGACCGGTTCAGTCGTGCCCTCGGCAGCAGCCGGTTCTGCCAGCGCCGGGGTCGCCAGACAGGCGGCGCTGGCAATCAGGGTGACAAAGGCAAGGCGGTTGGCTTTAAGCATCTTGATTCTCCTGAAGTGGTCGGCGGTTGAAACAAAAGGGGCCTTGCGGCCCCTTTTGCGAAACGAACGGTCTTACTTGGCGTTGATCCAGGCACGTGCGGCATCGAGCATGCGGCAGGAATAGCCCCACTCGTTGTCGTACCAGGCGAGGACCTTGACCAGTACGGAACCGTCTTCGCCCTTGATGACGCGGGTCTGCGTGGCATCGAAGGTGGAGGAAACGGTGGTGTGGTTGAAGTCGCTCGACACCAGCGGTTCGTTGTTGACGTCGAGGATGCCCTTCATCGGACCGTTCGCGGCGGCCGTCATCAAGGCGTTGATTTCTTCCTTGGTGGTGGCGCGGTCGGCGGTGAAGGTCAGGTCGACCAGCGAGACATTGATGGTCGGGACGCGCAGCGCAAAGCCATCGACCTTGCCGACCAGTTGCGGCAGCACCAGGCCGACGGCCTTGGCGGCGCCGGTCTTGGTCGGGATGATGTTGGCAGCAGCGGCACGGGCGCGACGCAGGTCCTTGTGGCGGACGTCCACGGTCACCTGGTCGTTGGTGTAGGCGTGGATGGTGGTCATCAGGCCTTGCTTGATGCCGATGTTGTCGGACAGCACCTTGGCAACCGGGGCCAGGCAGTTGGTCGTGCACGAAGCGTTGGAGACGACGGTCATGTCGGCCTTCAGCACGTTTTCGTTAACGCCGACGACGATGGTGGTATCGACGTCATCACCGCCCGGGGCGGAGATCAGGACGCGCTTGGCACCCTGGTCGAGCAGGGCCTGGGCCTTGGCCTTGGTGGTGTAGGCACCGGTGCATTCGAGCAGGACGTCGACGCCGTGGCTTGCCCAATTGACGCCCTTCGGGTCCTTGGTCGAGTAGAAGGCGATCTTCTTGCCGTCGATGATGATGCAGTTTTCGCCTTCGGTTTCAACGCTGGTGCGGAAACGGCCGTGCGTGGTGTCGTACTTCAACAGGTGGGCGTTGGTCGTCAGATCGCCGGAGGCGTTGATGGCGACGACTTCGAATTCATTCTGCAAACCCTGTTCGTAGATGGCGCGCAGCGTACAGCGACCGATACGACCAAAACCGTTGATAGCAACCTTGATAGCCATGAGTGAGTTTCTCCTCTTTATTGAATCAGGACAGCAGTGCCTTGGCCGTCGAAACGACGTTGGCAACCGTAAAACCGAACATTTCGAACAGTTGACCGGCGGGCGCGGATTCGCCGAAGCGGTCGATACCGATCACGGCGCCGTGCAGGCCGACGTATTTGCGCCAGAAGTCCGGATGTGCCGCTTCAATGGCAATGCGCTTCTTGCAGGTGCCGAGCACGGCGGCCTTGTAGTCGGCGCTCTGGCGGTCGAAGACGTTGGTGCAGGGCATCGAGACGACGCGGGCAGCAATGCCTTCGGCCTTGAGCGCAGCCTGGGCGTCGAGTGCCAGCTTGATTTCGGAGCCGGTCGCGATCAGCGTCAGCTGTGCTTCGCCATCGGCTTCGGCGAGCACGTAGCCACCCTTGCGGATGTCTTCGTCGGCGATGTTCTGCGTCACGGTCGGGAGGTTCTGGCGCGACAGGGCGAGCAGACTCGGGCCGTCGGCACGGTCGACCGCTGCGGTCCAGGCGATGGCCGTTTCGGTCGCGTCGGCCGGGCGCCAGACATCCAGGTTCGGGATGATGCGCATCGACGGGATGTGCTCGACCGGCTGGTGGGTCGGGCCGTCTTCGCCGAGGCCGATGGAGTCATGGGTATAGACCATGATCTGGCGCTGCTTCATCAGCGCCGCCATGCGGATGGCGTTGCGGGCATAGTCGGAGAAGACCAGGAAGGTCGCGGTGTAGGGGATCAGGCCGCCGTGCAGGGAAATGCCGTTGGCGATCGCCGTCATGGCGAATTCGCGCACGCCGTAGTAGCAGTAGTTGCCGCCTTCGGTGCGGGTTACGCCCTTGCTGCCCTTGACGAAGGTCAGGTTGGAGCCGGCCAGGTCGGCCGAGCCGCCGAAGATTTCCGGCACGGCCGGGACCAGCGCGGCGATGGCGTTCTGCGAGGCCTTGCGGGTGGCAATGTTCTCGGCTTTTTCACGGCAGGCGGCGAGGTAGGCCGCCTTGGTCGCTTCCCAGGAGGCCGGCAGTTGGCGCTGCATGACGCGCCGTTCGAATTCGGCGGCTTCGGCCGGGAAGGCGGCCTGGTAGGCCTTGAAGCGGTTCGTCCAGTTTTCTTCGAAGGCGGCGCCGGCTGGCTTGCGATTCCAGGCGGCGTAAATGTCGGCCGGGATTTCGAAGGCCGGATGGTTCCAGCCGATGTAGGCGCGGGCAGCGGCAATTTCATCCTTGCCGAGCGGCGCACCGTGACAGTCGTGCGAGCCCTGCTTGTTCGGCGAGCCGGCACCGATCGTGGTCTTGCAGCAGATCAGGCTGGGCTTGTCGGTGACTGCCTTGGCGGCGAGCAGGGCGCGTTCGATGGCGTCGCTGTCGTGGCCATCGACATTGGCAATGACATGCCAGCCATAGGCTTCGAAGCGGCCCGGCGTGTTGTCGGTGAACCAGCCTTCGACGTGGCCGTCGATCGAGATGCCGTTATCGTCCCAGAAGGCAATCAGCTTGCCCAGGCCGAGCGTGCCGGCGAGCGAACAGGCTTCGTGCGAAATGCCTTCCATCAGGCAGCCGTCGCCCATGAAGGCGTAGGTGTGGTGATTGACGATCTCGTGGCCGGGCTTGTTGAACTCGGCGGCCAGCACCTTTTCCGCCAGCGCGAAGCCGACGGCGTTGGTGATGCCCTGGCCGAGCGGGCCGGTCGTCGTTTCAACGCCGGGCGTGTAGCCGTATTCCGGGTGGCCCGGGGTTCTGGCGTGCAACTGGCGGAAATTCTTCAGGTCATCGATCGAAAGATCGTAGCCGGTCAGGTGCAGCAGGGCGTAGATCAGCATCGAGCCGTGGCCGTTGGAGAGCACGAAACGGTCGCGGTCGGGCCACTGCGGGTTGGCCGGGTTGTGGCGCAGGTGACGCCGCCAGAGCACTTCGGCAATTTCCGCCATGCCCATCGGGGCGCCCGGATGGCCTGAATTGGCCTGCTGCACGGCATCCATGGCCAGAGCGCGGATGGCGCCGGTCAGGGGAGAAAACTTGGGGAGATTGCTGACGCTCATGATCCGGAAATCCAGCCTGCTGAAAAGCTGAAATTATCCGGGAAAAGGCCCTCTTTGGGTAGGGCGATGTTGCCTTCCGGCGGCTAAAAAGCCCGCCGGAATGGCTTCTCTGCTACTTATTGCATCTTCGGGTCGTAATTGATCATCATCAGGACGCCCTGGCCGCCACCCATGCCGCCCCCGGTATAGGCGACACTGCCCTGTCCCGCGTAAACCGCCTCGTAGCGGTGGCTGTCGGTTCCGAAATAGAAGGGTATCCAGGCCTTGGCGGTGACGTAGCCGCGGATGTTCGAAGTGACGCCGAGAATGCGCTCGACTTCGGACTGGTGCATGCCGATCTGCAATTTGGCCCACTTGCTGTTGGGCGGAATGTTGCCGTACACCTCGCCCTCGAAGGTGCCGTCACGCGATTTCATGATGCGCGGCTTGCCGGCTTCGGTCGGTTTGGCTGCTTCGGCTGGTTTGGCTGCTTCCTTGGCCGGGGCGGCTGCGGGGGCTGCCGCAGGTGCCGGTGCCGGAGCAGGTTCGGCGGCCTTGGCTGGCGCGCTTGCTGTCTTCGGCTTGGCTGGTTCGCAATCGGTGTTTGCCGTTTCACCCTTTTTCGCGGCTTTTGTCTTGCTCGTTGCCTTGGTCGTTTTTTTCTTGCCGGTCGCTTCGGGCGGGCATTCCGGCTTGGCGGCTACCGGTGCGGCGGCTGGAGCTGGTGCGGCGGCCACCGGTGCTGGTGTTTCGGCTTCGGGCTTCTTTTCGTTGCTGACGCAGCCGGCCGCGAAGGCGGTTGCGGCAATGACTAGGGCGAGAGTACGCGGATGCATTGCAGGATTCCTTTACAGGTAAGGGTGATGCAATTTACATGAATTCAGGCGCTGTGGTAGCCGCTGACCCGGTCGACTTCGTTTTTCGAGCCCAAAATGACCGGCACGCGCTGATGCAGGTGCGTCGGCGTGATGTC
The DNA window shown above is from Quatrionicoccus australiensis and carries:
- the rpe gene encoding ribulose-phosphate 3-epimerase translates to MRQPDFVIAPSILSANFARLGEEVSNVIAAGADWIHFDVMDNHYVPNLTIGPLVCQAIRPCTTAPIDVHLMVKPVDRIIPDFARAGANIITFHPEASDHVDRSLSLIREAGCQSGLVFNPATPLDYMDYVLDKIDVILLMSVNPGFGGQKFIPGTLAKAKLARAKLDAYERETGRRIRLEIDGGVNTANIADIARAGVDAFVAGSAVYGAGKDSDPHRYDTIIGELRQELAGV
- the fba gene encoding class II fructose-bisphosphate aldolase (catalyzes the reversible aldol condensation of dihydroxyacetonephosphate and glyceraldehyde 3-phosphate in the Calvin cycle, glycolysis, and/or gluconeogenesis) gives rise to the protein MPLVSMRQLLDHAAENGYGLPAFNVNNMEQVWAICEAASQIDAPVIMQASAGARKYAGEAFLRHQILAALEAYPHLPIVMHQDHGQSPAVCMAAIKSGFTSVMMDGSLEADGKTTASYDYNVAVSKEVVKFSHSIGVSVEAELGVLGSLETMQGDKEDGHGAEGKMTREQLLTDPDQAADFVKQTNCDALAIAIGTSHGAYKFTKRPTGDILAIDRIAEIHARIPNTHLVMHGSSSVPQELLAEIREFGGDMKETYGVPVEEIVKGIAHGVRKVNIDTDIRLAMTAAVRRYMFENPGKFDPRDFLKPAREAAKKICLARYEAFGCAGRASQIKVIPLEKMAERYAKGELNQIVK
- the pyk gene encoding pyruvate kinase; protein product: MSRHTKIVATLGPASSTQEVLERMVQAGVDVVRMNFSHGTADDHKARAEGIRAAAAKYGRTVGILGDLQGPKIRVGKFESGKITLVIGDSFILDAQCTLGNQERVGLDYKDLPKDVVNGDILLLDDGRLKLEVTGVRGQEIHTRVIVGGDLSNNKGINRQGGGLTAPALTGKDMDDIKTAAQIGVDFVAVSFPKSAADMYMARQLLRAAGSSAVLIAKIERVEAVENLAEILDASDGVMVARGDLAVEVGDAAVPALQKKMIRMARDMNKLTITATQMMESMITSPVPTRAEVSDVANAVLDGTDAVMLSAETAAGKYPVETVESMARICVEAERSADLTLEREFLDRVFTRIDQSIAMAAIWTAHHLKVKAIAALTQSGSTALWMSRMNSGVPIYALTPDAESVGRMVLYRGVCPLPMKQQHTDRELLLAEAEQLLIDRGVVEKGDLIALTIGEPIGSSGGTNTLKIVRVGEHSC
- a CDS encoding four helix bundle protein, with amino-acid sequence MLYRDLVVWQKAMDLVVEIYRLCQSFPAAERYALVSQMQRAAVSIPSNIAEGHARKSTGAFVNHLSIAAGSLAELETQITLAERLGFCTGETSLTLLASTDEIGRMLSGLKTSLTNT
- a CDS encoding phosphoglycerate kinase — its product is MNVIKLTDLDVSGKRVFIRADLNVPQDEAGNITEDTRIRASLPSIKYCLEKGAAVMVTSHLGRPTEGELNHEDSLMPVAVRLGQMLHTSVRLIQNWVDGDFEVKPGEVVLLENCRVNKGEKKNNDELAQKMAKLCDVYVNDAFGTAHRAEATTHGIAKYAPVACAGILMGAEIDALTKALHEPKRPLVAIVGGSKVSSKLTILKSLASKVDQLIVGGGIANTFLLASGKRIGDSLAEADLVKEAHAIMDIMKERGAEVPLPVDVVVADEVSALARANKISVDDVHVHDRILDVGPKTAAMLSQIIANAGTIVWNGPVGVFELPQFAGGTKMMASAIAHSEAFSIAGGGDTLAAIAKFHIADDVGYISTGGGAFLEFLEGKTLPAIAILEERAAG
- a CDS encoding type I glyceraldehyde-3-phosphate dehydrogenase, giving the protein MPLRLAINGYGRIGRCFLRALLESPVAHNLQVVAINEPADLDSMAYLTRFDSTHGRFPGQVEVAGDQLLIDGRPLAVSHARKPEDVAWQELGIDLLIESSGCYGRRAELSRFLDAGCPRLLLSHPGLSGSDVDATIVNGINHASLRGDERLVSAASCTTNAIVPILDLLDREIGIEQAMLSTLHSVMNDQPLIDGYHHTDLRRTRSAMQSIIPVSTGLARGIERLLPQLAGRVHAKAIRVPTLNVSAIDLTLTTRRDVSAAEINALLANAATGPLHKLVAYSEAAHASIDFNHDPHSAVVDGSQTRTAGPRLLNLFVWFDNEWGFANRMLEVADHWSQHWTQESTT
- the gap gene encoding type I glyceraldehyde-3-phosphate dehydrogenase, giving the protein MAIKVAINGFGRIGRCTLRAIYEQGLQNEFEVVAINASGDLTTNAHLLKYDTTHGRFRTSVETEGENCIIIDGKKIAFYSTKDPKGVNWASHGVDVLLECTGAYTTKAKAQALLDQGAKRVLISAPGGDDVDTTIVVGVNENVLKADMTVVSNASCTTNCLAPVAKVLSDNIGIKQGLMTTIHAYTNDQVTVDVRHKDLRRARAAAANIIPTKTGAAKAVGLVLPQLVGKVDGFALRVPTINVSLVDLTFTADRATTKEEINALMTAAANGPMKGILDVNNEPLVSSDFNHTTVSSTFDATQTRVIKGEDGSVLVKVLAWYDNEWGYSCRMLDAARAWINAK
- the tkt gene encoding transketolase, with protein sequence MSVSNLPKFSPLTGAIRALAMDAVQQANSGHPGAPMGMAEIAEVLWRRHLRHNPANPQWPDRDRFVLSNGHGSMLIYALLHLTGYDLSIDDLKNFRQLHARTPGHPEYGYTPGVETTTGPLGQGITNAVGFALAEKVLAAEFNKPGHEIVNHHTYAFMGDGCLMEGISHEACSLAGTLGLGKLIAFWDDNGISIDGHVEGWFTDNTPGRFEAYGWHVIANVDGHDSDAIERALLAAKAVTDKPSLICCKTTIGAGSPNKQGSHDCHGAPLGKDEIAAARAYIGWNHPAFEIPADIYAAWNRKPAGAAFEENWTNRFKAYQAAFPAEAAEFERRVMQRQLPASWEATKAAYLAACREKAENIATRKASQNAIAALVPAVPEIFGGSADLAGSNLTFVKGSKGVTRTEGGNYCYYGVREFAMTAIANGISLHGGLIPYTATFLVFSDYARNAIRMAALMKQRQIMVYTHDSIGLGEDGPTHQPVEHIPSMRIIPNLDVWRPADATETAIAWTAAVDRADGPSLLALSRQNLPTVTQNIADEDIRKGGYVLAEADGEAQLTLIATGSEIKLALDAQAALKAEGIAARVVSMPCTNVFDRQSADYKAAVLGTCKKRIAIEAAHPDFWRKYVGLHGAVIGIDRFGESAPAGQLFEMFGFTVANVVSTAKALLS